A region of Betta splendens chromosome 13, fBetSpl5.4, whole genome shotgun sequence DNA encodes the following proteins:
- the rps3 gene encoding 40S ribosomal protein S3 — translation MAVQISKKRKFVSDGIFKAELNEFLTRELAEDGYSGVEVRVTPTRTEIIILATRTQNVLGEKGRRIRELTAVVQKRFGFPEGSVELYAEKVATRGLCAIAQAESLRYKLLGGLAVRRACYGVLRFIMESGAKGCEVVVSGKLRGQRAKSMKFVDGLMIHSGDPVNYYVDTAVRHVLLRQGVLGIKVKIMLPWDPSGKIGPKKPLPDHVSIVEPKEETLPTTPMSEQKGAKPEVPVMPQGAPLPTA, via the exons ATGGCGGTGCAAATCTCCAAGAAGAGGAAG TTCGTCTCAGACGGCATCTTTAAGGCCGAGCTGAATGAGTTCCTGACTCGTGAGCTTGCTGAGGATGGCTACTCCGGGGTGGAGGTGCGTGTCACTCCAACCAGGACTGAGATCATCATCCTCGCTACAAG GACCCAAAATGTTTTGGGAGAGAAGGGTCGTCGTATCAGAGAGCTGACTGCTGTGGTCCAGAAGAGGTTTGGCTTCCCCGAGGGCAGTGTAGAG CTGTATGCTGAGAAAGTTGCCACGCGTGGTCTGTGTGCCATCGCTCAGGCTGAGTCTCTGCGCTACAAGCTGCTGGGAGGCCTGGCTGTGCGCAG AGCATGCTACGGAGTACTGAGGTTCATCATGGAGAGCGGCGCTAAGGGCTGCGAGGTTGTTGTGTCTGGCAAACTGAGGGGTCAGAGGGCCAAGTCTATGAAGTTTGTGGATGGCCTGATGATCCACAGCGGTGACCCAGTCAACTACTATGTCGACACAGCAGTCCGCCACGTCCTGCTGAGGCAGG GTGTGTTGGGCATCAAGGTTAAGATCATGCTGCCCTGGGATCCTAGCGGTAAGATCGGCCCCAAGAAACCCTTGCCCGACCACGTCAGCATTGTGGAGCCCAAGGAGGAGACCCTGCCCACCACGCCCATGTCTGAGCAGAAGGGAGCCAAGCCTGAGGTGCCCGTCATGCCGCAGGGCGCACCTCTGCCCACCGCATAA
- the LOC114868716 gene encoding uncharacterized protein LOC114868716, with protein sequence MAGHQQLPQPKRFRRLLCVSLVMVHVSILLFWSYSETHSSPSVSSDQHHSSSAPPPAQGPLGCQPLVPRQAEPSFVAVNGTKTLLISAYTEHRTGRKEVRIIAVVLRREAVKYHCLLQCQGQLQQVRGSSSVHADHFDFEYGTADIMCPLPAACQTASRVAVLSAAAKSEDSMTFLEVKNQRKSDSFAHNFTVCFSVMFEFTNVLQLVQSLEMLRLLGVSRVVVYVSSCSRQTWALLNHYTQTGLVEVIPWSWSRYLNVSRGFIPSQHPGDIHYFGQIPALNDCVYRYMYQSRYVALQDVDELILPQTVDSWSELLPILEKKYGADKGYMFENNVFPITIHKLPPASTAPPLLSPTWHNVTGVNILAHLYQEPIIKETYNWNFKVIVNPRAVFTPTVHGLLKSQKGCAWVDRTIARMYHTRPAKQPNLKAKQLIYDDRLLSFSKRLIPAVNTTLRQSGLIPQQNTDRHAVGPVVEKSIKLWTRVHNWLHIAGTN encoded by the exons ATGGCCGGtcaccagcagctgccacaACCCAAAAGGTTTAGACGACTGCTATGCGTCAGCCTTGTGATGGTCCATGTTTCCATCCTGCTGTTCTGGAGCTACAG TGAGACCCACAGCAgtccctccgtctcctcagACCAGCACCACAGCTCGtcagctccgcctccagccCAGGGACCGCTTGGATGCCAACCTCTGGTTCCAAGACAAGCAG AGCCGTCCTTCGTGGCAGTGAACGGTACCAAGACGCTTCTGATATCAGCTTATACAGAACACcgcacaggaaggaaggag GTTCGTATCATCGCTGTGGTCCTGAGGAGAGAAGCTGTCAAATACCACTGCCTCCTTCAGTGCCAgggccagctgcagcaggtccgaGGCTCCAGCAGCGTCCATGCCGACCACTTTGACTTTGAGTATGGGACGGCAGACATCATGTGTCCTCTGCCTGCAGCCTGCCAGACGGCGTCGCGGGTGGCCGTGCTCTCTGCGGCAGCCAAGTCTGAAG ACTCTATGACATTTCTGGAGGTAAAGAACCAGAGGAAAAGCGACTCCTTTGCTCACAACTTCACCGTCTGTTTCTCTGTAATGTTTGAATTCACCAATGTGCTGCAG CTGGTCCAGAGTTTGGAAATGCTGCGCTTACTGGGTGTGAGCAGAGTTGTGGTGTAcgtgagcagctgcagccgtcaGACATGGGCCTTACTGAACcactacacacaaacag GGCTGGTGGAGGTGATTCCTTGGTCGTGGTCCAGGTATCTCAATGTTTCCCGGGGCTTTATACCTTCTCAACACCCTGGCGACATCCACTACTTCGGCCAGATCCCTGCTCTCAACGACTGCGTCTACAGATACATGTACCAGTCGAGATACGTGGCGCTACAGGATGTGGACGAGCTCATCCTGCCCCAGACGGTGGacag CTGGTCGGAACTATTGCCAATACTGGAGAAGAAGTACGGCGCAGACAAAGGCTACATGTTCGAGAACAACGTGTTCCCCATCACCATCCACAAGCTCCCTCCTGCCTCCACAGCTCCGCCCCTGCTAAGCCCCACCTGGCACAATGTGACCGGCGTGAACATCCTGGCTCACCTGTACCAGGAGCCCATCATCAAGGAAACTTATAACTGGAACTTTAAGGTCATCGTGAATCCGCGAGCTGTGTTTACCCCGACGGTTCACGGGCTGCTCAAGTCCCAGAAGGGCTGCGCCTGGGTGGACAGGACCATAGCACGCATGTATCACACAAG ACCTGCCAAACAACCCAACTTGAAAGCAAAGCAGCTGATCTATGATGACAGGTTGTTGAGCTTTAGCAAACGGCTCATACCTGCAGTCAACACCACGCTCAGACAGAGTGGACTCatcccacagcagaacacagaccGACATGCTGTAGGACCTGTGGTGGAGAAGTCCATCAAGCTTTGGACTCGCGTACACAATTGGTTGCACATCGCTGGGACCAATTAA
- the kctd14 gene encoding BTB/POZ domain-containing protein KCTD14 isoform X2, translating into MSLPEFKAPQKQSAPAVPLNVGGRLFSTTLSTIRKHPESKLAEMLRAQSDATGCCFIDRDGSHFGAVLQFLRAETLPTDNIKEVHREAVFYNIKPLIKRLEESPQLFGELVGRQQFLARVPHYKENIEVLIRIARAEAIAARHSTIMMCVLRTEEDLGSYDSAVSSLEADKESVVTFGPWKAGPSVKDLLDCVKMDIESQGYRVSIQRHVVDKGFGFRTYNFFYNLIFTWW; encoded by the exons ATGAGTCTGCCGGAATTCAAAGCACCTCAGAAACAGTCCGCGCCCGCGGTCCCG TTAAACGTCGGCGGGCGCCTGTTCAGCACCACCCTGAGCACCATCAGGAAACACCCCGAGTCCAAGCTGGCGGAGATGCTCCGGGCTCAGAGCGACGCCACGGGATGCTGCTTCATCGACCGCGATGGCTCCCACTTTGGAGCCGTCCTGCAGTTCCTGAGAGCAGAAACACTGCCCACGGACAACATCAAGGAG gTTCATAGAGAGGCCGTGTTCTACAACATTAAGCCGCTGATCAAGCGTCTGGAAGAAAGTCCGCAGCTGTTTGGAGAGCTGGTgggacggcagcagttcctgGCCAGAGTCCCACACTACAAAGAGAACATAGAG GTGCTGATTCGTATCGCCAGAGCCGAGGCCATCGCTGCGCGACACTCCACCATCATGATGTGTGTCCTGCGGACGGAGGAGGATCTGGGCTCCTATGACAGCGCCGTCAGCAGCCTGGAGGCAGATAAGGAGTCTGTGGTGACGTTTGGACCCTGGAAGGCCGGTCCCTCGGTCAAAGACCTGCTGGACTGTGTTAAGATGGACATCGAGAGTCAGGGCTACAGGGTGAGCATCCAGCGCCACGTCGTGGACAAAGGCTTCGGGTTCCGGACATACAACTTCTTCTACAATCTCATCTTCACATGGTGGTGA
- the LOC114867818 gene encoding uncharacterized protein LOC114867818 isoform X2 — translation MVMEQRLKRGKGGLRNQAKRASFLCSEKQLRMSQEEEASDAVEVRTNMTLLRVLLFCCLLHTGVKCDRDAVFVYSRLRGSALLPCTARLHSDCSLISWTFYKGGDRNINEVIGGQVSDSARSSRLSVTSNCSLHLHDLRVDDAGSYVCWRQSHSIANVYLSLLTITSPSTLTDLQPGGNLSLSCVLFTYYDAGGCKSYSSAFSLSWMDEDGTPLPTDGRYEIVEQTRCSVLLVTTLQREDNSRRWRCQVETSENSSAVFQDFSSIFLLNRPLAAQTPGSPATMHCPVELPISRIVLCAALPVMVIVVSLWSRRTGKHLAKTSAAATELQEINS, via the exons ATGGTCATGGAGCAGCGCCTGAAGCGTGGGAAAGGTGGCCTGAGAAATCAGGCCAAACGAGCGTCCTTCCTGTGTTCAGAGAAGCAG CTCCGCATGTCACAGGAAGAAGAGGCGTCAGATGCTGTGGAGGTGAGAACCAACATGACGCTGCTGAGAGTTCTGCTGTTCTGCTGTCTGCTTCACACAG GTGTGAAGTGCGACAGAGACGCGGTGTTTGTGTACAGCAGACTGAGAGGCAGCGCCCTCCTGCCCTGCACTGCTCGGCTTCACTCAGACTGCTCCCTCATCAGCTGGACCTTCTACAAAGGTGGTGATCGGAACATTAACGAGGTCATCGGGGGACAGGTGAGCGACTCGGCCAGATCCAGCCGCTTGTCCGTCACATCCAACTGCTCTCTCCACCTGCACGACCTCAGGGTGGACGACGCCGGCTCCTACGTCTGCTGGAGACAAAGTCATAGCATCGCCAACGTTTACCTGTCTCTCCTCACCATCACTTCACCTTCCACACTCACCGACCTGCAGCCTGGAGGGAACCTCAGCCTGAGCTGCGTGCTCTTCACCTACTATGATGCTGGGGGCTGCAAGTCATACTCCAGCGCATTCAGCCTAAGCTGGATGGACGAGGACGGGACGCCGCTGCCCACAGACGGCAG GTATGAAATTGTTGAGCAGACTCGCTGCAGCGTCTTGCTAGTCACAACTCTGCAGAGGGAGGACAACAGCAGGAGATGGAGGTGCCAGGTGGAAACCTCGGAGAACAGCAGCGCCGTGTTTCAggatttctcctccatctttctgCTCAACCGCCCTCTCGCTGCTCAGACTCCAGGTTCTCCTGCCACCATGCATTGTCCAGTTGAGCTGCCCATTAGCCGCATTGtgctctgtgcagctctgccagtCATGGTGATTGTAGTGAGCCTGTGGTCACGGAGAACAGGCAAACATCTGGctaaaacatctgcagctgccaCAGAGCTCCAGGAAATTAACAGTTAA
- the LOC114867818 gene encoding uncharacterized protein LOC114867818 isoform X1 — protein MLGNVMSSSLSGGGRWTAAHWDVLASVEPHNAGKFVLSRLRRVCEQLYLLRMSQEEEASDAVEVRTNMTLLRVLLFCCLLHTGVKCDRDAVFVYSRLRGSALLPCTARLHSDCSLISWTFYKGGDRNINEVIGGQVSDSARSSRLSVTSNCSLHLHDLRVDDAGSYVCWRQSHSIANVYLSLLTITSPSTLTDLQPGGNLSLSCVLFTYYDAGGCKSYSSAFSLSWMDEDGTPLPTDGRYEIVEQTRCSVLLVTTLQREDNSRRWRCQVETSENSSAVFQDFSSIFLLNRPLAAQTPGSPATMHCPVELPISRIVLCAALPVMVIVVSLWSRRTGKHLAKTSAAATELQEINS, from the exons ATGCTGGGAAACGTcatgtcctcctccctctctggtggaggcagatggactGCTGCTCACTGGGATGTCTTGGCCTCTGTAGAACCCCACAATGCTGGGAAGTTTGTTCTGTCGCGTCTCAGACGTGTTTGTGAGCAGCTTTACTtg CTCCGCATGTCACAGGAAGAAGAGGCGTCAGATGCTGTGGAGGTGAGAACCAACATGACGCTGCTGAGAGTTCTGCTGTTCTGCTGTCTGCTTCACACAG GTGTGAAGTGCGACAGAGACGCGGTGTTTGTGTACAGCAGACTGAGAGGCAGCGCCCTCCTGCCCTGCACTGCTCGGCTTCACTCAGACTGCTCCCTCATCAGCTGGACCTTCTACAAAGGTGGTGATCGGAACATTAACGAGGTCATCGGGGGACAGGTGAGCGACTCGGCCAGATCCAGCCGCTTGTCCGTCACATCCAACTGCTCTCTCCACCTGCACGACCTCAGGGTGGACGACGCCGGCTCCTACGTCTGCTGGAGACAAAGTCATAGCATCGCCAACGTTTACCTGTCTCTCCTCACCATCACTTCACCTTCCACACTCACCGACCTGCAGCCTGGAGGGAACCTCAGCCTGAGCTGCGTGCTCTTCACCTACTATGATGCTGGGGGCTGCAAGTCATACTCCAGCGCATTCAGCCTAAGCTGGATGGACGAGGACGGGACGCCGCTGCCCACAGACGGCAG GTATGAAATTGTTGAGCAGACTCGCTGCAGCGTCTTGCTAGTCACAACTCTGCAGAGGGAGGACAACAGCAGGAGATGGAGGTGCCAGGTGGAAACCTCGGAGAACAGCAGCGCCGTGTTTCAggatttctcctccatctttctgCTCAACCGCCCTCTCGCTGCTCAGACTCCAGGTTCTCCTGCCACCATGCATTGTCCAGTTGAGCTGCCCATTAGCCGCATTGtgctctgtgcagctctgccagtCATGGTGATTGTAGTGAGCCTGTGGTCACGGAGAACAGGCAAACATCTGGctaaaacatctgcagctgccaCAGAGCTCCAGGAAATTAACAGTTAA
- the kctd14 gene encoding BTB/POZ domain-containing protein KCTD14 isoform X1: MSLPEFKAPQKQSAPAVPQLPVQLNVGGRLFSTTLSTIRKHPESKLAEMLRAQSDATGCCFIDRDGSHFGAVLQFLRAETLPTDNIKEVHREAVFYNIKPLIKRLEESPQLFGELVGRQQFLARVPHYKENIEVLIRIARAEAIAARHSTIMMCVLRTEEDLGSYDSAVSSLEADKESVVTFGPWKAGPSVKDLLDCVKMDIESQGYRVSIQRHVVDKGFGFRTYNFFYNLIFTWW; this comes from the exons ATGAGTCTGCCGGAATTCAAAGCACCTCAGAAACAGTCCGCGCCCGCGGTCCCG CAACTTCCTGTGCAGTTAAACGTCGGCGGGCGCCTGTTCAGCACCACCCTGAGCACCATCAGGAAACACCCCGAGTCCAAGCTGGCGGAGATGCTCCGGGCTCAGAGCGACGCCACGGGATGCTGCTTCATCGACCGCGATGGCTCCCACTTTGGAGCCGTCCTGCAGTTCCTGAGAGCAGAAACACTGCCCACGGACAACATCAAGGAG gTTCATAGAGAGGCCGTGTTCTACAACATTAAGCCGCTGATCAAGCGTCTGGAAGAAAGTCCGCAGCTGTTTGGAGAGCTGGTgggacggcagcagttcctgGCCAGAGTCCCACACTACAAAGAGAACATAGAG GTGCTGATTCGTATCGCCAGAGCCGAGGCCATCGCTGCGCGACACTCCACCATCATGATGTGTGTCCTGCGGACGGAGGAGGATCTGGGCTCCTATGACAGCGCCGTCAGCAGCCTGGAGGCAGATAAGGAGTCTGTGGTGACGTTTGGACCCTGGAAGGCCGGTCCCTCGGTCAAAGACCTGCTGGACTGTGTTAAGATGGACATCGAGAGTCAGGGCTACAGGGTGAGCATCCAGCGCCACGTCGTGGACAAAGGCTTCGGGTTCCGGACATACAACTTCTTCTACAATCTCATCTTCACATGGTGGTGA